The window CGAGCGTCTCCTGGGGCATCGACATCTCGGCCGCCTCCCCCTACATCCGCAACGCCCCGCACGCCCTGCTCTGGCCCTCGGGCGCCCTGGCGATCACCGTCCTGGCCTTCATCATGCTCGGCGACGCGGTCCGCGACGCCCTCGACCCGAAGCTGAGGTGAGGGTGTCATGCCCCGAAAAGTGCGTGGCGGGCTCGTGACCCGCACGGCGGCCGGCCTCGGCTCGTCGCGGCCCCGCCCTCGACCCGAAGCTGAGGTGAGTCGTGCTCCTCGAAGTGCGTGATCTGCACGTGGAGTTCCGGACCAGGGACGGCATCGCCAAGGCGGTCAACGGCGTCACCTACGGGGTCGACGCGGTCGAGACCCTCGCCGTGCTCGGCGAGTCCGGCTCCGGCAAGTCGGTCACCGCGCAGACCGTCATGGGCATCCTCGACGTGCCGCCGGGGCGGATCACCGCGGGCGAGATCCTCTTCCAGGGCAAGGACCTGCTGAAGCTGAAGGAGGAGGAGCGCCGGAAGATCCGCGGCGCCGAGATGGCGATGATCTTCCAGGACGCGCTGTCCTCGCTGAACCCCGTGCTGAGCGTCGGCGACCAGCTCGGCGAGATGTTCACCGTGCACCGGGGGATGTCCAGGAAGGACGCGCGCGCCAAGGCCGTGGAGCTGATGGAACGGGTCCGCATCCCCGGCGCCAAGGAGCGGGTCAAGCAGTACCCGCACCAGTTCTCCGGCGGTATGCGCCAGCGCATCATGATCGCGATGGCGCTGGCCCTGGAGCCCGCCCTGATCATCGCCGACGAGCCGACCACCGCCCTGGACGTCACGGTCCAGGCCCAGGTCATGGATCTGCTCGCGGAGCTGCAGCGCGAGTACAACATGGGCCTGATCCTCATCACCCACGACCTCGGCGTGGTCGCGGACGTCGCCGACCGGATCGCCGTGATGTACGCGGGCCGGATCGTGGAGTCGGCCCCCGTGCACGACATCTACAAGGCGCCGGCCCACCCCTACACCCGGGGCCTGCTCGACTCCATCCCGCGTCTGGACCAGAAGGGCCAGGAGCTCTACGCCATCAAGGGCCTGCCGCCGAACCTGATGCACATCCCGCCCGGCTGCGCCTTCCACCCCCGCTGCCCCATGGCCCAGGACGTCTGCCGCACGGACGAGCCCCCGCTGTACGAGGTCTCCGAAGACCGGGGCAGCGCCTGCCACTTCTGGAGGGAGTGCCTCCATGGCTGAGCCGATCCTCGAGGTGACCGGGCTGTTCAAGCACTACCCGCTGACCACGGGCATCCTCTTCAAGAAGCAGGTCGGCGCGGTCAAGGCCGTCGACGGCGTGGACTTCCACCTGGACCAGGGCGAGACCCTCGGCATCGTCGGGGAGTCCGGGTGCGGCAAGTCGACGGTCGCCAAGATGCTGGTCAACCTGGAACGGCCGACGGCCGGTTCGATCACGTACAAGGGCGAGGACATCACCCAACTCTCCGGCCGGGCGCTGAAATCGGTCCGCCGCAACATCCAGATGGTCTTCCAGGACCCCTACACCTCGCTCAACCCCCGGATGACGGTCGGCGACATCATCGGGGAGCCCTACGACATCCACCCCGAGGTGGCCCCGAAGGGCGACCGGCGCCGCAAGGTCCAGGATCTGCTGGACGTCGTCGGCCTCAACCCCGAGTACATCAACCGCTATCCGCACCAGTTCTCCGGCGGCCAGCGCCAACGCATCGGCATCGCACGGGGGTTGGCGCTGCGCCCCGAGGTCATCGTCGCCGACGAACCGGTCTCGGCCCTGGACGTCTCGGTCCAGGCCCAGGTCATCAATCTGATGGACCGCCTCCAGAACGACTTCGACCTCTCCTACATCTTCATCGCCCACGACCTGTCGATCGTCCGGCACATCTCCGACCGGGTCGGCGTGATGTATCTGGGCCGCATCGTCGAGATCGGCAAGGACGCCGAGATCTACGACCATCCGACGCACCCCTACACCCAGGCGCTCCTGTCCGCGGTCCCGGTCCCCGACCCGGAGGCCCGGGAGCACCGCGAGCGCATCATCCTCGCGGGCGACGTCCCGTCCCCGACGAACATCCCCTCCGGCTGCCGCTTCCGCACCCGCTGCTGGAAGGCCCAGGAGCGCTGTGCCGTGGAGGTCCCCCTTCTCGCGGTCCCACCCCACCTGCGTCTGCTGGAGGGACCCGCGGCGCACGACTCGGCGTGCCACTTCGCGGAGGAGAAGCAGGTGGTGCCGCCGGAGGAGCCGGAGTAACAAGGAGGCAACTCCCCTGACCCGATTCCGATATACGGACGCGTCAGTCTGAACAACGTACGGCCGTGCGGGTGCCGTAAACGGGCCGGGGCGCGCCATGTCGCCCCGGCCCGTTGCCGTACCTACAGACCCAGGGACCGCTTCAGGAAGTCCACCTGGAGCAGCAGCAGATTCTCGGCGACCTGTTCCTGAGGCGTCATGTGCGTCACCCCCGACAGCGGCAGGACCTCGTGCGGGCGGCCCGCCGACAGGAGTGCCGAGGACAGGCGGAGGGCGTGCGCGAACACCACGTTGTCGTCAGCCGTGCCGTGGACGATCATCAGCGGGCGGTGGGGGTCGGCGGGGGACGACAGACCCTCGTCCGTCACCAGGGAGCTCAGCGCGTACGACTCCGGCTGCGCGGCCGGGTCGCCCAGGTACCGCTCCGTGTAGTGGGTGTCGTACAGCCGCCAGTCGGTGACCGGCGCGCCCGCGATGCCGGCGTGGAAGACGTCCGGGCGGCGCAGTACCGCGAGTCCCGCCAGCCAGCCGCCGAAGGACCAGCCGCGGATCGCGACCCGGTTCAGGTCGAGCGGGTGGGTCTTCGCGAGGTCCTGGAGGGCGTCGATCTGGTCGTCCAGCGCGACGGTCAGGTCGTGGTGGATCTCCTTCTCCCACGCGGGCGAGCGTCCCGGCGTACCCCGGCCGTCCGCCACGACCACCGCGAACCCCTGGTCGGCGAACCACTGCGAGGTCAGCAGCGCGTTGTGCGCGGCGACCACCCGCGGCCCGTGCGGACCGCCGTAGGGGTCCAGCAGCACCGGCAGGGAGGTGTCACCGCGGTAGTCCGTTGGCATAAGCACGGCGCACGGGACACTGCGTGCGCCCCCCTGGGTGAGCGTCACGCGCGGGGACAGACCGGGATCTTCGGCGTACGAGGGGATGGTCGCCGTCTGCTTCCCGTCCCGGAACACCCGCACTCGCGCCCCCGGCCGGTCCAGCGACGCGGACACCAATACGGTCACGCCCCCGGCGCGCACCGCCGAGTGCACGCCGGGCTCCTGCGAGACGCGCTCCACCCCGAGCTCGTTGACCCGGTACACATGCACCTCGCCGATCTCCGGCTCCGCCGTGCTCTCCCCGGCGGACGCCGAGACCAGCACGTCGTCGTCCGAGACATCGAGCACTGCACGGACGTGCAACTGCGCTCCCGTCAGCGGGCGTTCACCCACCGCGAGCACCCGCGCGCCGCCCTCGTCGGCGATCCGCACCAGTTGCCCGGAGGGGCTCCAGCACGGCACCCCAGGGAAAAGTTCCAGCCAAATTGGATCTTCGTCCGCGTGCACCATCCGGGTCGTCCCGGACTCCGGGTCCACGGCCAGGAAGAGCTGGCTGCGCTGGTCGCGCGCCTGGACGAGCAGCAGCGGCGCACCCGCCGCTGACCAGTGCACATGCGCCAGATACGGATAGCGGGCCCGGTCCCACAGCACCTCCGTGCGCCCCCCGTCGAGCCCGATCACGAACAGCCGTACCTCCGCGTTGGCGGTCCCGGCCGCCGGATACGCCACCCGCTGCGGCTCACGTTCCGGATGGGCCGGATCGGAGATCCACCACCGGCTGACCGGTGTGTCGTCCACCCGCGCCACCAGCAGCCGATCCGACTCCGGACCCCACCAAAAGCCCCGCGAACGCCCCATCTCCTCGGCCGCGATGAACTCCGCCAGACCGTAGGAGACCTGTTCCGACTCCCCTTCGGCGAGGGTCCGTTCGCCCTCGCCCTCGGCGCCCACGACATGCAGGGCGCCCTGGGCGACGTAGGCGACCTGGCGTCCGTCGGGGGAGGGGCGCGGGTCGATCACCGGTCCCCGGACGGGGAGTTCGCGTGCCGTCCCGGCCCGTAGCTCCGCCACGAAAAGGCGGCCTGACAAGGCGAAAGACGCCAACTCCAGGGCCTCGTCGGTGGCGTAGCCGACGATGCCGGCGCCGCCCTCGCGGCTGCGCTCGCGCCGGGCGCGCTCCTGCGGGGAGAGGTGTTCCGCCCTGCCGTCGAGGAGGGCGCGCGGGTCCGCCGCCACGCGCTCCCGGCCGTCCCCGGGATCGAGCACCCACAGCGCGTTCGCCCGGTCCGTACCGGAGGAGGAGCGCAGGAACGCGACCCGCGAACCGTCGGGTGCCACGGTGAACGCGCGCGGCGCGCCGAGCGTGAACCGCTGGGTACGCGCGTGCCGTCGGGGGAAGGAATCAGACCTCGTCGTCATGGACCGACCATATTGGCCATGCGCCCCCTTGTGCGGCCGTGCGCCATCCGATGCGCACGTACGGATAGTTATGATCAATAGCGCATAGTGGGTATGAACCCGCTGGCTGCCTTATGGATTTATCTGCCCCCTAAGTCCGACCCCCGCGCTCTTGGGATCTTTGGAGGTGAGCCGCCGTGGCACTCTCGATTTCGGCGGTGGTGCTGCTGGCGATCATCGTCTTCTTGCTGATCAAGAAGTCGGGACTGAAGGGCGGGCATGCCGTCGTCTGCATCCTGCTCGGCTTCTATCTCGCCTCCTCGACCATGGCGCCCACGATCAGCGATCTGACCACGAGCGTGGCCAGCATGATCGGCAGCATCAAGTTCTGAGCTCGCGTTTAGGGTGGTCCCCATGACGGAACTGCCCGCCCGGCGCCTGCTGCTGGTCCATGCGCACCCGGACGACGAGTCGATCAACAACGGCGCGACGATGGCCGCGTATGCCGCCGAGGGTGCCCACGTGACGCTGGTCACCTGCACGCTCGGCGAACGGGGCGAGGTCATCCCGCCCGAGCTCGCCCAGCTGTCCGGCCCCGCCCTCGGCGAGTACCGCCTCGGCGAGCTCACCGCCGCCATGCGCGAGCTCGGCATCGACGACTTCCGTCTGCTCGGCGGCCCCGGCCGCTACCGCGACTCCGGGATGATGGGCCTGCCCGACAACGACGACCCCGACTGCTTCTGGCAGGCCGACGTCGACGAGGCCGCAGGACATCTTCTCGAGGTGATCCGCGAGGTCCGCCCCCAGGTCCTGATCACCTACGACGACAACGGCGGCTACGGCCACCCCGACCACATCCAGGCCCACCGCGTCGCCATGCGCGCCGCCGAGCTCGCGGCCGACGCGGGCTGCCCGATCGCCAAGGTCTACTGGAACCGGGTCCCGCGCACCGTCGGCGAGCAGGCCTTTGCCCGCCTCCTGGACGCCCTGCCGGAGCTGCCGTTCACCAAGACGGCCACCCTCGACGACGTCCCCGGAGTGGTCGGCGACGAGCGGATCACCACCGTGATCGACGGCACCGCGCACACGGCCGCCAAGACCGCCGCGATGGCCGCGCACGCCACCCAGATCGAGGTGTCCGGCGAGTACTTCGTCCTCTCCAACGAGCTCGCCCAGCCCGTCTTCACGACGGAGTACTACGAGTTGGTGCGCGGCGAGGCGTCCGGGGCGCCGGAGACCGAGCTGTTCGAGGGTGTGCGATTCGAGGGTGTGCGATGAAGAACGACCGGACCTCCATGCTCGCCCAGCCCCTGGGGCTGCCCTCCTTCGCCCGGTTCGTCCTCCTGCTCGGGCTCTTCGTGCTCGGCGCGGTCGTCGCGGCCGCCGGTGCGCTGATCCAGGGCGCCTGGTTCCCGGGCGGGCTGCTGCTCGCGCTCGCCGGTGAGATCGGGCTCTGTCTCGGCGGCGCGCTGATCGCCCGCGGCCGGGGCGGGGCCGTCGCGCCGGCCGCCGGCTGGATGCTCGCCGTCATCCTGCTCACCGCCAGCCGCCCGGAGGGCGACTTCGTCTTCTCCGCGGACGGCGGCTCGTATGTCTTCCTGCTCGGCGGGATGGCCACGGCTGTGATGTGCGCCACCCTCGCACCGACGCGGCAACCGGACGGCGACGGCGTCCGACTTGGCAAGTGACGTACTACTTCTCCACGCCGCGCACGTGCGAGTCCCGTGTGGGTTTCCCTGGCGGTCGTGGGATACGGGCCAGAAGTGGCCAGTATGGTGGTGCGCGCCGCCGAGCCGCCCGGAGCAGTGAGGTCGAGTCGGGCGGCGGAGCCAACCGGGAGAACCTGCCTTGAGTCGTGAAACTGACAGTCCGTCCTCCGGGCCCAACGGGCGCGGCGGAGCCGCTTACCCTTCGGGCACGCCGCCTTACGGGACGCCTGCGGTTCCCGACGGCGGTCCGGATGCGGGCCGTTCGGCCGCGCGGCCGGAGGAACGCAAGACCGAGACCACGCTGACGACCCGGATCCGGATCAACATCCCCGGGTCGCGGCCCATTCCGCCGGTCGTCGTGCGCAAGCCCGTGGGGGACGCCGAGAGCGCCGACACGGAGACGCCGGTGCCGGCCCCCGCGCCCACGCCCGAGCCTCCCGTCGAGCCCTCGGCTCCGGCCGAGGAGAAGCCGACGAGCGAGTGGTTCGCCCCGCGCAAGTCCGCGGCCCCGAAGGCCGGTCCGGGCGGCGGGCAGAGCAATGGCGCCGGGGTGCCTGGGGGTTCGGGGCCTGCGGGCGCGCCTTCGGGTGCTGCGCCCTCGGGGCAGCGGCCCGGCGCGGGTGCGGCCGGTGCGTCGCGGCCCGGCGGTGTCGTCGGCTCCATGAACATGCAGGGCGGGTCCCGCCCCGGCGCGACCAACGGGTCGGGCATGCCGGGCGGCGCGACCGGCGGACCCGTGGCGCCCGGACACGGTGGCGGCACCGGCTCCTTCGACGTCACCGAGGCGCTGGCCGCGGGCCCGCTCGGCGGCGGCCCCCGTCCCGGCGACGAACCGCGCCGCGACGATCTGCCGTACTTCTCCGACAACGGCCACGGCACGCACGAGGGCCAGAGCGGCTACGGCGGCCAGGGCATCCCCGGCGGCGGCCCGGGCGGGCCCAACGGCCCCAGCGGCTTCAACGGCCCGGGCGGCCCCGGCGGCCCCGGCGGCCGTGGCGGACAGCAGGGCCCCGCGGGGCCGACGACCGGTCCGGTGACCGGGGACGGCCCCTTGGTCCCGCCGGTGGGCGGCGGTCCGGGCGGCTTCAACGGCCCGGGTGCTCCCGGTGGTCCCGGCGCTCCCGGTGGCTTCAACAGCCCCGGCGGACCCGCCCCGATGGGCGCCCCCGGCATGCACGCCCCCGGCGGCGGTCTGAGCGACGACACCGCCATCCTCACCCCGCAGAAGCCGGCCCCCGAGCCCGGCACCCCCGGCTACGGCAACCCCGCCGACAACGTCTCCGGGCACACCGTCACCAGCGGCATCCCCGTCGTACCGCCCGGCGCCCAGAACGCCCCGTTCGGTCCGGGCGCACACACCGACGGACCGCTCCCGCACACGCCCCCGAAGCTGCCCGAGCCCGTCGCCCCGGTGCCCTCGGCGTCCACGCCGAAGAAAAAGAAGGGCCGCGGCAAGCTGGGCCTGCTCACCGGTGGTGCGATCGTCCTGGCCGGTGGCGTCTACGGCGCCGGCCTGCTGATGAACCACTCCGACGTGCCCAAGGGCACCACCGTGCTCGGCGTCGACATCGGCGGCGGCACCCGTGACGACGCGGTCAAGAAGCTCGACGACGCCTTCGACGACCGCGTGAACAAGGAGCTCAAGCTCACGGTGGGTGGCAAGACCGTCACCCTCGAGCCGGACCAGGCGGGGCTCCAGTTCGACGCCGCTGCCACCGTCAGCGAGGCCGCGCAGAGCGACTACAACCCGGTCTCCGTGGTCGGCTCGCTCTTCGGCCAGGAACGCGTGGTCGAGCCGGTCATGCCGGTCGACGAGGAGAAGCTGCAGGCCGCGCTGGAGAACGCCGCCGGCGGCTCCGGCTCGGTGTCCGACGGGACGATCAAGTTCCAGTCGGGCAAGGCCGTCGCCGTGTACGGCAAGGCGGGCCAGGGCATCGACGTCGCCAAGTCGACCGACGCGGTCGAG of the Streptomyces sp. NBC_00287 genome contains:
- a CDS encoding ABC transporter ATP-binding protein, with protein sequence MLLEVRDLHVEFRTRDGIAKAVNGVTYGVDAVETLAVLGESGSGKSVTAQTVMGILDVPPGRITAGEILFQGKDLLKLKEEERRKIRGAEMAMIFQDALSSLNPVLSVGDQLGEMFTVHRGMSRKDARAKAVELMERVRIPGAKERVKQYPHQFSGGMRQRIMIAMALALEPALIIADEPTTALDVTVQAQVMDLLAELQREYNMGLILITHDLGVVADVADRIAVMYAGRIVESAPVHDIYKAPAHPYTRGLLDSIPRLDQKGQELYAIKGLPPNLMHIPPGCAFHPRCPMAQDVCRTDEPPLYEVSEDRGSACHFWRECLHG
- the mshB gene encoding N-acetyl-1-D-myo-inositol-2-amino-2-deoxy-alpha-D-glucopyranoside deacetylase, whose amino-acid sequence is MTELPARRLLLVHAHPDDESINNGATMAAYAAEGAHVTLVTCTLGERGEVIPPELAQLSGPALGEYRLGELTAAMRELGIDDFRLLGGPGRYRDSGMMGLPDNDDPDCFWQADVDEAAGHLLEVIREVRPQVLITYDDNGGYGHPDHIQAHRVAMRAAELAADAGCPIAKVYWNRVPRTVGEQAFARLLDALPELPFTKTATLDDVPGVVGDERITTVIDGTAHTAAKTAAMAAHATQIEVSGEYFVLSNELAQPVFTTEYYELVRGEASGAPETELFEGVRFEGVR
- a CDS encoding ABC transporter ATP-binding protein, producing the protein MAEPILEVTGLFKHYPLTTGILFKKQVGAVKAVDGVDFHLDQGETLGIVGESGCGKSTVAKMLVNLERPTAGSITYKGEDITQLSGRALKSVRRNIQMVFQDPYTSLNPRMTVGDIIGEPYDIHPEVAPKGDRRRKVQDLLDVVGLNPEYINRYPHQFSGGQRQRIGIARGLALRPEVIVADEPVSALDVSVQAQVINLMDRLQNDFDLSYIFIAHDLSIVRHISDRVGVMYLGRIVEIGKDAEIYDHPTHPYTQALLSAVPVPDPEAREHRERIILAGDVPSPTNIPSGCRFRTRCWKAQERCAVEVPLLAVPPHLRLLEGPAAHDSACHFAEEKQVVPPEEPE
- a CDS encoding S9 family peptidase; amino-acid sequence: MTTRSDSFPRRHARTQRFTLGAPRAFTVAPDGSRVAFLRSSSGTDRANALWVLDPGDGRERVAADPRALLDGRAEHLSPQERARRERSREGGAGIVGYATDEALELASFALSGRLFVAELRAGTARELPVRGPVIDPRPSPDGRQVAYVAQGALHVVGAEGEGERTLAEGESEQVSYGLAEFIAAEEMGRSRGFWWGPESDRLLVARVDDTPVSRWWISDPAHPEREPQRVAYPAAGTANAEVRLFVIGLDGGRTEVLWDRARYPYLAHVHWSAAGAPLLLVQARDQRSQLFLAVDPESGTTRMVHADEDPIWLELFPGVPCWSPSGQLVRIADEGGARVLAVGERPLTGAQLHVRAVLDVSDDDVLVSASAGESTAEPEIGEVHVYRVNELGVERVSQEPGVHSAVRAGGVTVLVSASLDRPGARVRVFRDGKQTATIPSYAEDPGLSPRVTLTQGGARSVPCAVLMPTDYRGDTSLPVLLDPYGGPHGPRVVAAHNALLTSQWFADQGFAVVVADGRGTPGRSPAWEKEIHHDLTVALDDQIDALQDLAKTHPLDLNRVAIRGWSFGGWLAGLAVLRRPDVFHAGIAGAPVTDWRLYDTHYTERYLGDPAAQPESYALSSLVTDEGLSSPADPHRPLMIVHGTADDNVVFAHALRLSSALLSAGRPHEVLPLSGVTHMTPQEQVAENLLLLQVDFLKRSLGL
- a CDS encoding DUF6113 family protein, whose product is MKNDRTSMLAQPLGLPSFARFVLLLGLFVLGAVVAAAGALIQGAWFPGGLLLALAGEIGLCLGGALIARGRGGAVAPAAGWMLAVILLTASRPEGDFVFSADGGSYVFLLGGMATAVMCATLAPTRQPDGDGVRLGK